In Lycium ferocissimum isolate CSIRO_LF1 chromosome 7, AGI_CSIRO_Lferr_CH_V1, whole genome shotgun sequence, the sequence TTAGAGGCACATACGACAAGTTTATCTTGAGAAAGATATGTCAGTTGCTAATGAATAGTGACAGGGTTTGATCACTTCCATGGCAAATCACACCCTCAAATTCAAACCAAGTAAATTCTACTCTAGGGGGAACGCAACCATGACCTTGTCCTGCCATTGAATGCCATACGAATCTTATTCAATATTTGGATGTTTTCTTGTTTCTGTACACTCACCTCTAGTTTTCAACCCAATAAAACCATCCTTAACTTCTTATGTTGTGTAGTCTGTTTAAAAAGAAACATCTTTCAGGCTAATTAAATTTCGAAGTTACTGGAAAAACTCAATGTACCAGGAGGTCTGAAGAAGTCACCTTCAGCAACTGAAAGTTGTAGAGATAATGTTGAAAAATCATTTAATATATAAACAGTAGAGGCTGAACGTTGTAATATCATAAGAATAGATGGAACGTGTATACTTTAATATGTCAATCCGGATATCAAGATCAGTAGAGGGAGACAACCCCAACCTAATATCAGCGGTAACATTCCATTGAGAAGGGGCTGAACGTTGGATTTGCTTTTGTTctaagaaaagggaaagaaataaagaagtgggATGATCATCCGTCTTCCAATGCCTATGAGGCGCAAATATGCTCTTTGCAATTCTAAACCAATTTTACTCCTGCATGTTTGATTATAATAAGCTCATTGAGATTAACTTTTTCAAAACAGCCAGATGCTATATATGCACTGTTATTTTTCAGCAGTTATGTTGCAGAGCTGATTAATCAACCATCAGAATACTGACATTAAATTGTCAAAAACGAGAGGAAAGACAGTGGAGCAGTGAGGCAGAATGTAGTGAGCTAGTGGCGTGGGAAAGCATATCAAATACTGGAAAAATAAGATTTCTTCTTAACGGAGATAACAATCTCCGTTATGCCAAATACCTAAAACCATATAGCAGATCATTCATCTAACTGATCCTTCCTTGCCTAGTACACTCGAAAAATACTTCAGTCCCTTAAGTAATTCAGAAGAAACTATTAAGGAACAGAAttacaataatatcataagaataGATGGAACATGTATACTCTAAGCTCAGAGAAACAAGATCTTATGCATAGAGTTCACAATGTGCTGACGACTATGACTTCCGTTACAGAGAGCCAAAGATGAAGCTTTTGGCTTTCTCTTCAACCAAGAAATCAGCTCAATGTAGAGAAAAACATACAATACTCTAAGTTTAGCATTAACTCAACagcatttttaattaaaaaatgaagCTAATCACAAATTCCTTTCAACTAAAACCTTGCACATGCCTTTTTGTTCTTATTTCATAGTCTATCTTCATCTATAAACAGATACAGTAGTTTATTTACAACAACTCTGCCTATGTAAATTGTAAGCTTAGCAAAACATAGCCAGTCTCAAAGGAATTTTGTAGTAATAGATTGGTGGCTAGTTTAATAACAGTTTAATTATCAAACGGATGGCTGCTGAGATGCAAATGCAACTAACCTTCTTCCtaacagcttgtttggatggttgttacatatggtattgtattgtgttgttagtttaaataaaatgtttgttttgactgtaacttaaattttattgtatcgtatcgtTAAATCCATCGTTATGTAATGACGAAAAGTTCCATTTTGTGTCACGATCGATTTGGTGTGATTAATAGCTCTACCCCGTACCCTACTTTTCTAATAGGTTTATGCTTCAAATTGTTAGATGTGTGACATAACAGCGGAAAATGATACAATGTATCCAAACACtgtattcatcaaaacaatacaacACAGTATAATACAAAATTAAGCTAAAAGTAACATCAATACAATAAGAGAAAGGAACCTGCAAATCGGTAGAAACTTCAACATCACTGATAGTAGTAAGGGAAGAAAGGTATCTATCGGCACCAAGAGCAGCTTCAGGAAGAACAGCAAATTGCAAGACCTTATCTGTAAGTAACATATCAGAAAGCTCTCTTCTTATCTGTTTAGCCACCATTTTAACTCGTCTAGGATTCGCCATACATCTAATCGACCTATACTTTACACTCCTGCTCAGCTCCGGCCGGAAATTGAGAAACTTCGCCGGGAAAGTTGACGGCAAGGAACTCATTGTTGCCGGAAAAAGACATGGCGGACGTACACGTGGAATTTGGATGACGAGGTGCTGCATTACAGAGTTTTTCGGGTTATCGGGTTGTAGATATGACCCAGCTAAGAAGGACCGGTTTCTTTAGAATACTATCCGTTTGTGTAAAAGGGTATTTCTGGAATTAAGTGCAACTATTCTCTTCTTATCTGGATACTGAAAACTGGGCTCATTCGGGTCGGAATTGCAGAGGTATTCGCTTTGAGTACAATTTTTGCACGGATTGGCCCTCATATGTATGGTCTTTAATCTTTGCTCCGCATATTTGGGGTCTTTGATTTTTGCTCCCCCGTaattgtggtctttaatttttacttctgctgctcatttaatgaaatattcTGTTTCGCTCAAAGAtaagttttgtaacatttttatctttggaaACTGAACTTTTGCGGCTTAAGTATCTGTAAGAATTCTTAAGCGTCATAAATTATGTATTCCCTCtttcccaatttatgtaatacatttttctttttatagtttCATTCAAAAAAAATCGATACATTTCTATTTTAGAAATAATTCAACTTAAAACTTCccatttttatccttaatgaaatgatttataactacacaaatatctatgacttattttagatcacaaatttcaaaagtcattcttcatttcttaaactatgtgcctagtcaaactatatcacataaattgggacggagggaatattattttcagattatgttgagTCTTGAAAGTTTCGCATTTTCCTGCATAACTTGTGGATGTTATGATGCATATGTCGAAGCTAAATGTAAACTTCGCTGAGCAAATCTAAACTTAtgtcatttttcaaattatgttaaatgttgaaattttttattgtcTGGCATAATTTGTGAGATGTTAGGATAGATATGCCGATGGTAGATGTAAACTTTGCTGAGTGAAATTTAAACTTTTGCCGCGCCAAAAAtgttgaaggataaaaattaaagacgacAAATTTGAagcacaaaaattaaatatcacCCCGAAATAGGGACATTTGTGTGAATGACAAATTCATAAGCTTCTTCtctttaatatttaaattttagctttaatccttttcttttcaatatGTTAATATCAAAATTAATTATTCCTTATCGTCTCGTGCACATTTTACCCCTTGCATCGTTCGTCATTTAGGCTAAAGATCATCTTGTGTGCGTTTTAACCCTTGCTTTGCGCatcttgaaattttttgaaacttttattttaatttccttttaaatattgagtataatttttatgtgtgtctatttatagttttataTTAACAAGTTTTTTGCATAGAAAGAATTACGTACAATATTGTTCAGAAGATATGACAGCTTGATCGACCacaattaaaataaatgtaGCAACTTGAACCTCAAGGGAGTTGAATTTTCAAGCTATATTCTATTTGCTCCGATGGAAGAACTAGTCTATGGAGAAGAACTGACGAAACAAAAGGTTGAACTTTGAGACAAAATATTTTAGgtcctgtttggaaagccacccaggtaattagaattgggtgtaattacgcAGGTTCGGCATTCGTTGTTTGATCGAGTAATTACACgagttaggtgggaattgggtgtaattgagagggtgtaattacactctccaccCCTCAAGGGGGCCGAGAATgttggtgtaattacaccctgtaattacagg encodes:
- the LOC132065082 gene encoding probable ribosome-binding factor A, chloroplastic, which produces MQHLVIQIPRVRPPCLFPATMSSLPSTFPAKFLNFRPELSRSVKYRSIRCMANPRRVKMVAKQIRRELSDMLLTDKVLQFAVLPEAALGADRYLSSLTTISDVEVSTDLQVVKVYVSVFGDERGKEVALTGLKSKAKYVRSELGRRMKLRLTPEIRFIEDESIERGSRVLAILDRIKDENENKNSQSGAANNDGSSDQSDDEDGDWEGDDPDDEGIIYVK